From one Idiomarina sp. X4 genomic stretch:
- a CDS encoding MAPEG family protein: MDIRITGFYAGLLAVLYLILAVRIVRLRWKYRVGIGTGGEDELKVAVRVHGNFIEYVPFILILLGMVEANGTSTELVHGIGIATLIARISHAIGLTKTIGPSIFRTIGVLGTFAVLLFSAGICVGQFIGFSLL, encoded by the coding sequence ATGGATATTCGCATCACCGGTTTTTACGCTGGCTTACTTGCAGTACTTTATTTAATTTTGGCTGTGCGAATTGTTCGCTTACGCTGGAAGTATCGCGTTGGTATTGGTACCGGTGGAGAAGACGAGCTGAAAGTGGCAGTACGAGTCCATGGTAACTTTATTGAGTATGTCCCGTTTATTCTTATTTTGCTTGGTATGGTTGAAGCTAATGGGACTTCAACGGAGCTGGTTCACGGAATTGGTATTGCTACGCTCATTGCCCGTATAAGCCATGCTATTGGTTTAACTAAGACAATAGGGCCAAGCATCTTTCGCACTATTGGTGTTCTGGGTACCTTCGCCGTTCTGTTATTCAGTGCGGGAATTTGTGTCGGTCAGTTCATTGGCTTTAGCTTGCTGTAG
- the recR gene encoding recombination mediator RecR, translating to MKLSPAIEQLVESLKRLPGVGQKTAQRMAFHLLERDKPGASNLSDALKYAVETVGHCERCRTLTENELCPICLDSKRSLSGVLCIVETPADVLAIEQTSQFKGRYFVLMGHLSPLDGVGPSDIGLDKLEEQLQSDNIEEIILATNPTVEGDATAHYIADMADQHKINTTRIAHGVPVGGELGYVDQTTLGHAFSGRKQFIR from the coding sequence GTGAAGTTGAGCCCGGCTATCGAGCAATTGGTGGAAAGCTTGAAGCGTTTACCTGGGGTTGGTCAGAAAACGGCTCAGCGTATGGCGTTTCACTTATTGGAAAGAGATAAACCGGGCGCATCAAACTTGTCTGACGCTTTAAAGTACGCGGTTGAAACTGTCGGACATTGTGAACGTTGCCGTACTTTGACCGAAAACGAGCTTTGCCCTATTTGTCTGGACTCAAAACGGAGCCTCAGTGGCGTGCTTTGCATCGTTGAAACGCCGGCCGATGTGTTAGCCATTGAGCAAACCTCCCAGTTTAAAGGTCGCTATTTTGTGCTAATGGGTCACTTATCGCCGCTTGATGGTGTTGGTCCCTCAGACATTGGCTTAGATAAGCTTGAAGAGCAGCTTCAATCCGACAATATCGAAGAAATCATACTTGCCACTAACCCTACCGTCGAAGGTGATGCAACAGCTCATTACATCGCGGACATGGCGGATCAACACAAGATTAACACCACTCGCATCGCTCACGGCGTTCCTGTAGGTGGTGAACTGGGCTACGTTGATCAAACCACATTAGGTCACGCGTTTAGCGGCCGAAAACAATTCATTCGCTGA
- a CDS encoding energy transducer TonB, protein MVRFLVSLLLGAAVTFALFAFMAYLIGGGAKSNEAPPPTPVIDIVTSPPESDVQERRRTPPPPPPPPEQPPETPQSQPDTSDSSLNLNMGFDVDVGGADTGLSGPGGGLNSDGDATPIVRIEPRYPPQAARNGTEGWVQLRFTIDQQGGVTDVEVIDSEPRRVFDREARRALLRWKYKPKVVDGKPVRQPGMTVQLDFTMDGN, encoded by the coding sequence ATGGTGCGCTTTTTAGTATCTTTACTACTAGGTGCGGCCGTTACGTTTGCTTTGTTTGCTTTCATGGCTTACTTAATCGGTGGGGGGGCGAAAAGTAATGAAGCTCCGCCCCCAACACCGGTCATTGACATCGTAACGTCGCCACCTGAGTCTGACGTGCAAGAGCGTCGGCGTACTCCGCCGCCGCCACCGCCGCCACCTGAGCAGCCGCCTGAGACTCCACAGTCTCAGCCTGATACTTCAGATTCCAGTCTGAATTTGAATATGGGCTTTGATGTGGATGTAGGTGGAGCTGACACCGGTCTATCTGGTCCGGGGGGAGGCTTAAATAGTGACGGTGATGCAACGCCTATCGTTCGCATCGAGCCGCGCTATCCGCCTCAAGCGGCGCGTAATGGTACTGAAGGTTGGGTTCAATTACGGTTCACTATCGATCAACAAGGTGGTGTAACTGACGTTGAAGTCATTGACTCTGAACCTCGTCGAGTATTTGACCGTGAAGCTCGTCGCGCATTGTTGCGCTGGAAGTACAAGCCGAAGGTTGTCGACGGCAAGCCGGTTCGTCAACCGGGGATGACTGTCCAGCTCGACTTTACAATGGATGGGAACTAA
- a CDS encoding alpha/beta fold hydrolase: MSELGSGVYVFGEKHNPPVLLLHSSQSASSQWRDLIQRLSPTRFVIAVDLLGYGKAPQPEAVANFRLADEIPRVVEAVSALKIDTAIDVIGHSYGGALALKLALEQPFTIAKVAVYEPVAFHVLADDSPGMIEIQEISQAMHGKDAEECTRTFVDYWNSPGYFDALPSKIQTLMVKQAAKVALDFDALLNEPKRLNDYAGLDQPVLMVQGEHTRRSAKAVADALSTVISQLKRESIAAGHMGPLTHPAEVNEKLVQYINS, encoded by the coding sequence ATGTCAGAGTTAGGTTCTGGAGTGTATGTTTTTGGTGAGAAGCACAACCCACCGGTATTGTTGCTTCACAGCTCTCAAAGCGCGAGTTCTCAGTGGCGAGACTTAATTCAAAGGCTTAGCCCAACTCGTTTTGTTATTGCCGTTGACTTACTCGGTTATGGGAAAGCACCACAGCCTGAAGCTGTGGCGAACTTTCGCTTGGCAGACGAGATACCCCGGGTCGTTGAGGCTGTTTCGGCGTTAAAAATAGATACTGCAATTGATGTGATTGGTCACTCTTACGGTGGTGCCTTGGCGTTGAAACTGGCCTTGGAGCAACCTTTTACCATCGCAAAAGTAGCCGTGTACGAACCCGTTGCATTCCATGTGTTAGCCGATGACTCCCCCGGAATGATTGAAATACAGGAAATCAGTCAGGCGATGCATGGGAAAGATGCTGAAGAGTGTACCCGCACCTTTGTCGATTACTGGAACAGTCCTGGCTATTTCGACGCCTTGCCGTCCAAAATACAGACGTTGATGGTGAAGCAGGCAGCCAAGGTGGCACTGGACTTTGATGCGCTGCTTAACGAGCCTAAGCGCCTGAACGATTATGCCGGTCTTGATCAGCCTGTGTTGATGGTTCAGGGCGAGCATACCCGTCGTAGTGCTAAGGCAGTGGCTGATGCACTCTCGACGGTTATTAGCCAGCTGAAGCGTGAGTCCATTGCCGCAGGACACATGGGGCCTCTGACACATCCGGCAGAGGTGAATGAGAAGTTAGTACAATACATCAACAGCTAA
- a CDS encoding YbaB/EbfC family nucleoid-associated protein — protein sequence MFKGGMGNMMKQAQQMQERMQKAQEEIATMEVTGEAGAGMVKVTMLGNHNVKRVSIDPSLMDDDQEMLEDLVAAATNDAVRRVEETSKERMSEITGGMGLPPGFKMPF from the coding sequence ATGTTTAAAGGCGGAATGGGAAATATGATGAAGCAGGCGCAGCAAATGCAAGAGCGCATGCAAAAAGCCCAGGAAGAAATCGCAACTATGGAAGTCACCGGCGAAGCTGGTGCTGGTATGGTAAAAGTCACAATGTTGGGCAACCACAACGTCAAACGCGTGAGCATTGATCCAAGCCTAATGGACGATGACCAGGAAATGCTGGAAGACTTAGTGGCAGCGGCGACGAACGATGCAGTGCGTCGTGTCGAAGAAACCAGTAAAGAACGTATGTCAGAAATTACCGGCGGTATGGGTTTACCTCCGGGCTTTAAAATGCCGTTTTAA
- the htpG gene encoding molecular chaperone HtpG encodes MAEAGQMEKHGFQTEVKQLLHLMIHSLYSNKEIFLRELVSNASDAADKLRFKALSDNSLYGDDNELFVRISVDKEAKTVTVSDNGIGMTRDDVMNNLGTIAKSGTAEFFGQLSGDQAKDSQLIGQFGVGFYSAFIVADEVTVRTRSALGKDTAGVEWRSRGEGEFEIAEIEKARRGTDIILHLKDDAEEFLDEYRLRGIINKYSEHLSIPVQMWKEPVAESEDGEGNKIEAQPGEWETINSGKALWTRDKSEITDDEYKEFYKTVAHDFDEPLLWTHNKVEGTTEYTNLLYIPKRAPWDLWNREQQHGVKLYVKRVFIMDDAEQLMPTYLRFVRGLVDSNDLPLNVSREILQDNKITRSMRNGSTKKVLQILKKLAKDNKEEYQQFWDTFGNVLKEGPAEDHSNRERIAELLRFASTHNDSAVQSVSLDDYIERMKDGQDKIFYIVADSYEAAKNNPALEIFRKKGIEVLLLSDRIDEWLMSHLTEFKEKQLQSVTRGDLDLGELDDEQDKAEQEKAEEAFKESLERFEKALGDKVKKVRVTHRLTDSPACIITDEHDMSTQMAKLMEAAGQAVPETKYIFEVNPEHALVQRMLEKDDETFKEWADVLLDQATLAERGNLKDPASFVTKLNKLMLNA; translated from the coding sequence ATGGCGGAAGCCGGTCAAATGGAAAAACACGGGTTTCAGACAGAAGTAAAACAGCTGCTTCATTTGATGATCCATTCTTTGTATTCCAATAAAGAAATTTTCTTGCGCGAATTGGTTTCCAACGCGTCTGATGCGGCGGATAAGCTGCGCTTTAAAGCGCTGAGTGACAACTCTCTATATGGCGACGACAATGAGCTGTTTGTCCGCATCTCGGTTGATAAGGAAGCTAAGACGGTTACTGTCAGTGACAACGGTATTGGCATGACGCGTGACGATGTTATGAATAACCTGGGTACTATCGCTAAATCAGGAACTGCAGAGTTCTTTGGCCAGCTTTCCGGTGATCAGGCAAAAGATAGTCAGCTTATTGGTCAGTTTGGTGTCGGTTTCTACTCCGCATTTATTGTTGCAGATGAGGTTACCGTGCGCACACGCTCAGCGTTAGGTAAAGATACTGCGGGTGTTGAATGGCGTTCGCGTGGCGAAGGTGAATTTGAAATTGCTGAGATTGAAAAGGCTCGTCGCGGCACCGATATCATCTTGCACCTGAAAGATGATGCCGAAGAATTCTTAGACGAGTATCGCCTGCGAGGCATTATTAATAAATACTCAGAGCACTTGAGCATTCCAGTGCAAATGTGGAAAGAGCCGGTTGCTGAATCTGAGGACGGTGAAGGCAACAAAATTGAAGCGCAGCCCGGTGAGTGGGAAACTATTAACTCAGGCAAGGCGCTATGGACGCGTGATAAGTCAGAAATTACTGACGACGAATACAAAGAGTTTTACAAAACGGTTGCGCACGACTTTGACGAACCGCTGCTGTGGACGCATAACAAAGTCGAAGGTACCACGGAGTACACAAACTTGCTGTACATTCCGAAAAGGGCTCCATGGGACTTATGGAACCGCGAACAGCAGCATGGCGTAAAGCTTTATGTTAAGCGCGTCTTTATTATGGATGATGCAGAACAACTAATGCCGACTTATCTGCGTTTTGTACGCGGCTTGGTGGACTCGAATGACTTGCCGTTGAATGTGTCTCGTGAAATTCTTCAGGACAACAAAATTACTCGTTCAATGCGTAACGGTAGCACTAAAAAAGTGCTACAAATTCTGAAGAAACTAGCGAAAGACAACAAGGAAGAGTATCAGCAGTTCTGGGACACCTTCGGTAATGTCTTAAAAGAAGGTCCGGCGGAAGACCATAGTAATCGCGAGCGTATTGCGGAGTTATTACGTTTTGCGTCGACCCATAATGACAGTGCTGTTCAGTCAGTCAGTCTTGATGACTACATTGAGCGCATGAAGGATGGTCAGGATAAGATCTTCTACATTGTGGCGGACAGCTATGAAGCGGCGAAAAATAATCCCGCATTGGAAATATTCCGCAAGAAAGGTATAGAAGTTCTGTTGCTCTCCGATCGTATTGATGAATGGCTCATGAGCCACTTAACCGAGTTTAAGGAAAAGCAGTTACAGTCGGTAACTCGAGGTGATTTGGATCTTGGTGAGCTCGACGACGAACAAGATAAGGCCGAGCAGGAAAAAGCCGAAGAAGCCTTCAAAGAGAGTCTTGAGCGCTTTGAGAAAGCGTTGGGTGATAAAGTGAAAAAGGTTCGCGTAACGCACCGTTTAACGGACTCTCCAGCGTGTATCATCACCGACGAGCATGATATGAGCACGCAAATGGCGAAGTTGATGGAAGCGGCAGGTCAGGCGGTGCCCGAAACCAAGTACATTTTTGAGGTGAACCCTGAGCACGCTTTGGTTCAGAGAATGTTGGAAAAAGACGATGAAACCTTCAAAGAGTGGGCTGATGTATTACTCGATCAAGCCACACTTGCAGAGCGTGGAAATCTGAAAGATCCAGCTTCATTTGTGACGAAACTGAATAAGTTAATGCTTAACGCATAA
- the adk gene encoding adenylate kinase, translating into MRIILLGAPGAGKGTQAQFLMNTFGIPQISTGDMLRSAIKSGSELGKKAKQVMDAGQLVSDDIIIELVKERIAEPDCQNGFLLDGFPRTIPQADAMRDNGIEIDYVLEFDVPDEVIVERMSGRRVHPGSGRVYHVEHNPPKEEGKDDETGEELVIRPDDQEQTVRKRLSVYHEQTEPLVEYYQKLSEEGKTEYYKIDGTQPVEKVSDQLGELLKK; encoded by the coding sequence ATGCGCATTATTTTATTGGGCGCTCCGGGGGCTGGTAAAGGCACCCAGGCTCAGTTCCTGATGAACACATTTGGTATTCCTCAAATTTCGACAGGTGACATGTTGCGTTCAGCAATTAAGTCGGGTTCGGAGTTAGGAAAAAAGGCCAAGCAGGTAATGGATGCCGGTCAGCTTGTTTCTGATGACATCATCATTGAGCTGGTGAAAGAGCGTATCGCTGAGCCAGACTGCCAAAACGGCTTTTTGTTAGATGGTTTCCCTCGCACGATTCCGCAAGCTGATGCAATGCGTGATAACGGCATTGAGATCGACTACGTATTAGAATTTGATGTGCCGGATGAAGTGATCGTTGAGCGCATGAGTGGACGTCGCGTGCACCCTGGTTCAGGTCGTGTTTATCACGTTGAGCATAACCCGCCAAAAGAAGAAGGCAAGGACGATGAAACTGGCGAAGAGCTGGTTATTCGCCCGGATGACCAAGAACAAACGGTCCGTAAACGCCTGTCAGTATACCATGAGCAAACTGAACCACTGGTTGAGTATTACCAGAAATTGTCGGAAGAAGGCAAAACTGAGTATTACAAAATCGATGGCACACAGCCGGTTGAAAAAGTTAGCGACCAGCTTGGTGAGCTACTGAAAAAATAA
- the dnaX gene encoding DNA polymerase III subunit gamma/tau — MSYQVLARKWRPSQFSEVVGQQHVLKPLEHALLKQRLHHAYLFSGTRGVGKTTIARILAKALNCDTGVTSTPCSQCSACQEIDQGRFVDLLEIDAASRTKVEDTRELLDNVQYRPTRGRYKVYLIDEVHMLSRHSFNALLKTLEEPPEHVKFLLATTDPQKLPVTVLSRCLQFNLKALSKEDIAGQLKYVLEQESISADSESLSLLARSANGSMRDALSLTDQAIAQGHGEVLLDSVRQMLGNVPTADIAGLLSDVLNNDAVSLMQRVDNMVAVVPDLSSVLVEMQSLLHQLALMQQLPESQQAFDNVDTLQPLLRQMPAELIQVFYRIVLEGRREQPYAVDARSGLEMTLLRLLAFRPKTVTSKDNSSNEPHLSEKPLEKASSDLTASNEQNEMRAPTTSERLVESDAGLNVQYNNEVNEDLASFSHNEELGSELPDVDTYRQPPEPAQDEQTNSQTDTPVSGLDDLLQMRQDLMQKKKPGEVASKGTFEASSHQESTTQPKAAVPTPETELESNWVELSEQPHDNAARNDTSQPVLTAEHNYDYPEITDDIKEAADIDRWSAMIAGMDISGLARQVLLNSELQQSGDDNWTILVNSDQQSLLNSATEQAVRESLQEVLGQHTRVSFSIGTPTQPTPLMLQQRINEYRHKRALERLEKDNGVMELKKRFGAQIDEESVQAL, encoded by the coding sequence ATGAGTTATCAAGTTCTGGCAAGAAAGTGGCGACCGTCCCAGTTTTCTGAGGTGGTTGGGCAACAGCATGTATTGAAACCGTTAGAACATGCACTGCTGAAGCAAAGGCTTCATCACGCTTACCTCTTTTCCGGAACTCGCGGCGTCGGAAAAACCACGATAGCACGGATTTTAGCCAAAGCATTGAACTGTGATACTGGTGTTACCTCAACCCCATGTAGCCAATGTTCAGCCTGCCAGGAAATTGATCAGGGACGCTTTGTCGACTTATTAGAAATTGACGCGGCGTCGCGTACAAAAGTAGAAGACACGCGAGAGCTTCTTGATAACGTGCAGTACCGGCCAACGCGCGGACGATATAAAGTCTACCTTATTGACGAGGTTCACATGTTGTCGCGTCATAGCTTCAACGCCCTATTGAAGACGCTCGAGGAACCGCCTGAACATGTTAAGTTTTTGCTGGCGACAACTGATCCACAAAAGTTGCCGGTAACCGTGCTGTCTCGTTGCTTACAATTCAATTTAAAAGCACTGTCAAAGGAAGACATTGCTGGTCAGCTGAAATATGTTTTAGAGCAGGAAAGTATTTCGGCGGATTCGGAATCGCTTTCGTTGCTGGCAAGATCCGCTAATGGCAGTATGCGCGACGCGCTCAGCCTAACCGATCAAGCTATTGCTCAGGGGCATGGTGAAGTGTTGTTAGACAGTGTTCGGCAAATGTTGGGCAATGTACCGACCGCCGATATTGCTGGCTTATTGAGCGATGTATTGAATAATGACGCCGTTTCTTTAATGCAGCGTGTCGATAACATGGTCGCTGTGGTTCCTGATTTAAGCTCAGTACTGGTTGAAATGCAGAGCCTGTTGCATCAATTGGCCTTGATGCAGCAACTGCCGGAATCACAGCAAGCCTTTGATAATGTTGATACCTTGCAACCGCTGCTGCGACAAATGCCCGCTGAGTTGATACAAGTATTCTATCGAATTGTGTTGGAAGGGCGGCGAGAGCAGCCTTATGCTGTGGATGCCAGAAGTGGTCTTGAAATGACGTTACTGCGTTTATTGGCGTTTCGCCCAAAAACGGTGACCTCAAAGGATAACTCATCCAACGAACCTCATTTATCTGAAAAACCTTTAGAAAAGGCATCGTCAGACCTTACCGCATCAAATGAACAGAACGAGATGAGAGCGCCAACAACGTCGGAGCGCTTAGTAGAGTCGGATGCGGGACTAAATGTACAATACAACAATGAAGTAAATGAAGACCTTGCGAGCTTTTCACACAATGAAGAGCTAGGCAGCGAACTCCCGGATGTTGATACCTACCGGCAACCACCTGAACCAGCGCAAGATGAGCAGACTAACTCTCAAACTGACACTCCGGTATCCGGCTTAGATGATTTGTTGCAAATGCGGCAAGATTTAATGCAAAAAAAAAAGCCCGGTGAAGTAGCGTCGAAAGGCACTTTTGAAGCATCAAGTCATCAAGAGTCGACGACTCAGCCTAAAGCCGCAGTGCCAACACCTGAGACAGAGTTGGAATCAAACTGGGTAGAGCTTTCTGAACAACCACATGACAACGCTGCGCGCAATGATACATCGCAGCCGGTGCTTACCGCAGAGCACAACTACGACTATCCGGAAATCACCGACGACATAAAAGAGGCGGCGGATATTGATCGCTGGAGCGCAATGATAGCGGGTATGGACATTTCCGGCTTGGCGCGACAGGTATTACTGAACTCGGAGTTACAACAAAGTGGCGATGATAATTGGACAATTCTGGTTAACAGTGATCAACAGTCACTACTAAATAGCGCAACCGAGCAGGCTGTAAGGGAGTCTTTGCAAGAAGTTTTGGGACAACATACTAGGGTGTCTTTTTCGATAGGAACGCCGACACAGCCCACGCCACTTATGTTGCAGCAACGTATTAATGAATACAGACATAAGCGCGCTCTAGAACGTTTAGAAAAAGATAATGGCGTGATGGAGTTGAAAAAACGCTTTGGCGCACAAATTGATGAAGAATCGGTGCAAGCGCTTTAA
- a CDS encoding response regulator has protein sequence MSISMLIVEDKDNTLQTIRRMLEPLKLDIQTAQDGLDGLSKAKKDYYDLILIDHKMPVMDGLSLLKNLRELESYRNAPLLFMSTDSLVEVEPKALAAGATQCLSKPLDAEYLIDSVNNWSAKAVA, from the coding sequence ATGTCTATTTCAATGCTTATTGTCGAAGATAAAGATAATACGCTTCAGACAATTCGTAGAATGTTGGAACCTTTGAAGCTCGATATTCAGACGGCTCAAGACGGGTTGGATGGCTTAAGTAAGGCCAAAAAAGACTACTACGATCTTATTCTTATTGATCATAAAATGCCGGTAATGGATGGCCTTTCGCTATTGAAGAACCTGCGAGAGTTGGAAAGCTATCGCAATGCGCCATTACTCTTTATGTCGACAGACTCATTAGTCGAAGTTGAGCCAAAAGCGTTGGCTGCCGGTGCGACACAATGTTTATCAAAACCACTTGATGCAGAGTATTTAATTGACTCTGTAAATAATTGGTCAGCAAAAGCAGTTGCATAA
- a CDS encoding tetratricopeptide repeat protein: MNYLSKTFVSALAFVAAMSLTMVQASAQDLGFNIPDKETVEAQKKARKNQTASQSIGRAIMNAFEAYEEDNIPEAIAILEDEEPSDSYDKAYLARFLGNLYAAQERIDEALSLLKNAVDEDILGWSDQAAAMKLVGQLSLQEEMYDQSIEYLRKWVQFTGEKDPKVFLYMANAYYQKKEFAKIIPFAEAALEYGDPDKNVYTLMMASYYERKMYSDAIGVLEEGLNKLPEVTQWWPQLAQFYMLEENLPKALQTMEIAYLAGYLDKESQFKMLVQLYDNEGIPYKAATTMEKHVEAGDIEQTAKNFATIANSYHRAKTLDKAVEWYLRAAETAEDADDKGEYYRKRGNIMLLNEQYIAAAEPLKKALDYLEGRDEGRVYMSLAEAYFYGGDYRQAMRYVNEAAKFDGQRRSARSWKGYIQSTAKRKGIEL, encoded by the coding sequence ATGAACTATTTATCAAAAACATTTGTTAGTGCCCTGGCTTTTGTCGCGGCTATGTCGTTGACCATGGTCCAGGCTTCGGCCCAGGACCTTGGTTTCAACATTCCGGATAAAGAGACCGTTGAGGCGCAGAAGAAAGCACGAAAAAACCAGACTGCATCACAAAGCATTGGTCGGGCTATCATGAATGCGTTCGAGGCTTATGAGGAAGATAATATTCCTGAAGCAATAGCAATTTTAGAAGACGAGGAACCTAGCGACTCATACGATAAAGCGTATCTTGCTAGATTTCTGGGAAATCTATATGCCGCTCAGGAGCGTATCGACGAAGCATTAAGTCTGTTAAAGAACGCAGTGGATGAAGATATTCTTGGTTGGAGTGATCAGGCTGCGGCCATGAAGTTGGTCGGTCAGTTAAGTCTTCAGGAAGAAATGTATGACCAGTCTATCGAGTATCTTCGTAAATGGGTTCAGTTTACTGGCGAAAAAGATCCAAAAGTCTTCCTGTATATGGCTAATGCCTACTACCAGAAGAAAGAGTTCGCTAAGATAATTCCATTTGCCGAAGCCGCTTTAGAGTATGGAGATCCTGATAAAAACGTTTACACGTTAATGATGGCTTCATATTACGAGCGTAAAATGTACTCGGATGCGATTGGCGTACTAGAGGAAGGTTTGAATAAGCTTCCTGAGGTGACTCAATGGTGGCCGCAGTTAGCTCAATTCTACATGCTCGAAGAAAATCTGCCTAAAGCACTTCAAACTATGGAAATAGCTTATTTAGCAGGATACCTGGATAAAGAAAGCCAATTTAAAATGTTGGTTCAGCTTTATGACAACGAAGGTATTCCGTATAAAGCAGCTACCACCATGGAAAAGCATGTGGAAGCAGGCGACATCGAGCAAACGGCTAAGAATTTCGCTACCATAGCTAACAGCTATCACCGTGCGAAAACACTGGATAAAGCCGTTGAATGGTACCTTCGTGCAGCAGAAACTGCAGAAGATGCGGATGACAAAGGTGAGTACTATCGTAAGCGCGGCAATATTATGTTGCTAAACGAACAGTACATTGCAGCAGCAGAACCTTTGAAAAAAGCATTGGATTATTTGGAAGGTCGTGACGAAGGTCGAGTTTATATGTCTTTAGCCGAAGCGTATTTCTACGGTGGTGATTACCGCCAAGCGATGAGATACGTTAATGAAGCGGCTAAATTCGACGGACAACGTCGCAGCGCCCGAAGCTGGAAAGGTTATATTCAATCAACTGCGAAACGCAAAGGTATTGAATTATAA
- a CDS encoding adenine phosphoribosyltransferase, translating to MEASLKEVRDSIGAIQDYPKPGIIFRDITPLLQNPSAFKSSIEAFKKRYQGEGITQIAAIEARGFLFGAALAYALDCGVTLLRKPGKLPGKTVCQSYELEYGSDELHIHENALSADDNVLIIDDLLATGGTVLAAEKLIRSTGALVKEAAFVVSLTELGGEDKLRQAGIACYTLCQF from the coding sequence ATGGAAGCAAGTCTAAAGGAAGTGAGAGATTCAATCGGCGCTATTCAGGATTATCCGAAACCAGGCATTATCTTTCGGGATATTACTCCGTTATTGCAAAATCCAAGTGCGTTCAAAAGCAGCATTGAGGCTTTTAAAAAGCGTTACCAAGGGGAAGGAATTACCCAAATAGCTGCTATTGAAGCAAGAGGTTTTTTATTTGGTGCTGCACTTGCTTATGCACTGGATTGCGGTGTCACTCTCCTAAGAAAGCCTGGAAAGCTGCCGGGCAAAACGGTCTGTCAAAGCTATGAGTTAGAGTACGGTAGTGATGAGCTTCATATTCACGAAAATGCCTTGTCAGCTGATGATAATGTGTTAATTATTGATGACTTGCTGGCAACTGGTGGTACAGTACTCGCCGCTGAGAAGCTGATTCGTTCAACTGGAGCGTTGGTAAAAGAGGCGGCGTTTGTCGTTTCATTAACTGAGCTTGGCGGTGAGGATAAATTGCGGCAAGCAGGCATTGCATGCTATACCTTGTGTCAATTCTGA